A stretch of the Phycisphaerales bacterium genome encodes the following:
- a CDS encoding peptide ABC transporter substrate-binding protein produces MARILLPFLVIVALLIVSIWIDDTPGEADLVFVNRGDVFTLDPQRMSWTQDFRIGYALYEGLVRWNNDDFTIIPAAASSWEISEDQRTYTFHLRDDAKWSNGDPVTAHDFIYAWRRLLLPDTSADYSNMLFGIQGAADYWHWRNDQLAALIANPFGDQTDEDRRKAAQYLVARLEPQLAQQVQWMGSQQDRAAIEVELKALKESLATNQTDQLTRQLASSPTLQTLMSRLEERDLREAEINWMWQQAQQRFVDTVGLEAPDDHTLVIKLEQPIPYFLDLIAFGVCNPVHRPTVEGWTLTPEETQQLASSGWHRIETPAFEERRWFDIDDVTGRLQQKHDWGRPDFHVANGPYCLDQWRYKRDMRLERNPYYHTPEMVQADTVQAMTIEDTNTAVLAFESGTLDWLSDVNAEYQADMLAQRRAYEERYAVEIKDLMDRGVSLDEALGQMPDPQDGERRNIHVFPTFGTDFWSFNCRPTLVDGKPNPFANAAVRRAFALAVDKQAITSKVTRLNEPIVTTLIPPGSIPGYDNPTGLPHDPQRARDELAAAGWEDRDGDGIIENEAGEPFPVVDLLWTTNTDRYKWIALELRDQWQRELGVSIELRGTDNKFYRNDLFTGNFMIARGRWYGDYGDPTTFLELCRSTDGNNDRKFASPEIDAMLDAAAKERDPAKRMALLAACEEKLFTEEVPMVPICNLVQVYMYEPGTLKGLSRHPRLAQYLWRMEVEQ; encoded by the coding sequence GTGGCCCGCATACTCCTCCCTTTTCTCGTGATCGTCGCTCTGCTCATTGTGAGCATCTGGATTGATGACACCCCCGGCGAGGCCGATCTCGTCTTTGTGAATCGTGGTGATGTCTTTACCCTCGACCCTCAGCGGATGAGTTGGACACAAGACTTTCGCATCGGCTATGCCTTGTATGAGGGTCTTGTGCGATGGAACAACGATGACTTCACAATCATCCCCGCCGCAGCCAGCTCATGGGAAATCAGTGAAGACCAGCGCACCTATACATTTCACCTGAGGGATGACGCAAAGTGGAGTAATGGTGACCCCGTCACGGCACATGATTTCATCTATGCATGGCGGCGGCTCCTCTTGCCAGATACATCTGCCGACTACTCCAATATGCTGTTTGGAATTCAAGGCGCCGCTGACTACTGGCATTGGCGCAATGATCAGCTTGCAGCACTCATTGCAAATCCTTTCGGCGATCAGACTGATGAAGATCGCCGCAAGGCTGCTCAATATCTTGTTGCTCGACTTGAGCCACAACTCGCACAGCAGGTTCAATGGATGGGCAGCCAGCAAGATCGAGCTGCTATTGAAGTAGAGCTTAAAGCACTCAAAGAATCTCTTGCCACGAATCAGACAGATCAACTGACGCGGCAGTTAGCCAGCAGCCCAACCCTTCAAACACTCATGAGCAGACTTGAAGAGCGTGACCTTCGCGAAGCTGAAATTAATTGGATGTGGCAACAAGCCCAGCAGCGCTTTGTTGATACGGTCGGTCTTGAGGCGCCAGATGATCACACGCTCGTCATCAAGCTTGAACAACCAATACCCTACTTTCTCGACTTGATTGCCTTTGGCGTCTGTAACCCCGTACACCGCCCCACAGTAGAGGGCTGGACACTCACACCAGAAGAAACACAACAACTTGCTTCATCAGGTTGGCATCGCATCGAGACGCCAGCATTTGAAGAACGGCGATGGTTTGATATTGACGATGTCACCGGGCGATTACAGCAGAAGCATGACTGGGGTCGACCCGATTTTCACGTTGCCAATGGTCCGTATTGTCTTGATCAGTGGCGCTACAAGCGTGATATGAGGCTTGAGCGTAATCCGTACTACCACACGCCTGAAATGGTTCAAGCTGACACGGTTCAGGCAATGACTATTGAAGACACCAACACCGCGGTGCTTGCCTTTGAATCAGGAACACTTGATTGGCTTAGTGATGTGAATGCTGAGTACCAGGCAGACATGCTTGCCCAGCGACGGGCGTATGAAGAACGCTATGCCGTGGAGATCAAAGATCTCATGGATCGTGGTGTTTCACTTGATGAGGCGCTGGGGCAAATGCCTGATCCGCAAGATGGCGAGCGACGCAACATTCATGTGTTCCCCACTTTTGGCACCGACTTCTGGAGCTTCAACTGCCGCCCAACATTAGTCGATGGCAAGCCGAACCCTTTCGCGAATGCAGCGGTACGTCGCGCTTTTGCACTGGCAGTCGACAAGCAAGCCATCACCTCGAAGGTGACACGCCTCAATGAGCCAATTGTCACAACGCTGATTCCGCCCGGTTCGATTCCTGGATACGACAATCCAACTGGCCTTCCTCATGATCCCCAGCGCGCCCGCGATGAGCTCGCTGCCGCAGGCTGGGAAGATCGCGATGGTGATGGCATCATTGAAAACGAGGCTGGTGAACCATTCCCTGTGGTCGACTTACTTTGGACGACGAACACCGATCGTTATAAGTGGATTGCTCTTGAGTTGCGCGACCAATGGCAAAGGGAATTAGGCGTTTCTATTGAACTTCGTGGCACAGACAACAAGTTCTATCGCAACGATCTCTTTACGGGTAATTTTATGATTGCCCGCGGCCGTTGGTATGGTGACTACGGTGATCCCACCACGTTTCTTGAACTCTGTCGCTCAACCGACGGCAACAATGACCGTAAGTTTGCCAGCCCCGAAATCGACGCCATGCTCGATGCCGCCGCAAAAGAGCGAGACCCCGCCAAACGGATGGCGCTCTTAGCTGCCTGTGAAGAAAAACTCTTCACTGAAGAGGTTCCTATGGTGCCGATTTGTAACCTCGTGCAGGTGTACATGTATGAACCAGGCACACTGAAGGGTCTTTCTCGACATCCACGTCTTGCCCAGTACTTGTGGCGCATGGAGGTCGAGCAATGA
- a CDS encoding ABC transporter permease, whose amino-acid sequence MIGMIIRRLCQLPLILLVIYTLTFSLAWLIPGNPLEKPEGRRPPEEVMAAMKAQYKLDSPWAFYWDYLDKATGFAWLTGDREGPIFDLGPSLKHENWTVNDILSNQLPVSVALGMSAIILACIIGIGAGVIGGVRPGSIGDLASLTIALIGISLPTFVIGTLLLVTFSVWLNAFPIGGWGTLWHLFLPALTLSLPFAAYIARLTRFGMMDQLGADYIRTARAKGLSEMRVTLKHALKNAMLPVISYLGPAAAAAMTGSFVVEKVFAVPGIGTHFVDAVLSKDLTLIMGVVLVYSILLIVFNLIVDVMYTWIDPRIEMA is encoded by the coding sequence ATGATTGGCATGATTATTCGTCGGCTTTGTCAACTACCACTCATTTTATTAGTGATCTATACGTTGACCTTCAGCTTGGCGTGGCTTATCCCCGGCAACCCACTTGAAAAACCTGAAGGGCGCCGCCCACCCGAAGAAGTGATGGCGGCCATGAAAGCGCAGTACAAGCTCGACTCTCCATGGGCGTTCTATTGGGACTATCTTGACAAAGCCACTGGCTTCGCTTGGTTAACCGGCGATCGTGAAGGCCCCATATTTGATTTGGGCCCAAGTTTGAAGCACGAAAACTGGACCGTCAATGACATCCTGAGCAACCAGCTTCCAGTTTCGGTTGCTTTGGGTATGTCTGCAATCATCTTGGCATGCATCATTGGCATCGGCGCTGGTGTGATAGGCGGAGTGCGCCCTGGCTCTATTGGTGATCTTGCCTCGTTAACAATAGCGCTCATAGGTATCAGCCTCCCGACCTTTGTGATTGGGACTTTGTTGCTGGTCACCTTTTCGGTTTGGCTTAATGCCTTTCCAATTGGGGGATGGGGCACGTTGTGGCATTTATTTTTGCCGGCACTCACACTTTCGTTGCCATTTGCTGCCTATATCGCACGCCTTACTCGCTTTGGCATGATGGACCAACTCGGAGCCGACTATATTCGCACGGCTCGTGCGAAAGGGCTCAGTGAGATGCGCGTGACACTTAAGCACGCCCTCAAGAATGCCATGCTTCCTGTCATTAGCTACCTCGGGCCAGCAGCAGCAGCGGCAATGACGGGCTCGTTTGTGGTTGAGAAGGTGTTCGCTGTACCTGGTATTGGAACGCACTTTGTTGATGCGGTGCTCAGCAAAGACCTGACCTTAATCATGGGTGTGGTTTTGGTCTACTCGATCTTACTGATTGTCTTCAACCTCATTGTTGATGTGATGTACACCTGGATCGACCCCCGCATCGAAATGGCCTAA
- the eno gene encoding phosphopyruvate hydratase: protein MSIDFEIDHIHARQILDSRGNPTIECDVFLACGVSGRAGVPSGASTGENEAVELRDGDQSLYGGKSVYKAVANVNDEITPTLLGMDARDQEGIDRSMIELDETENKGNLGANAILAVSLAVARAAAEATDQPLYRYLGGTGARTLPAPMMNILNGGKHADNTVDFQEFMIQPLGFDDFHEALRAGVEIYHTLKGVLHDDGLATTVGDEGGFAPNLKDNEDALRVIERAVDRAGYSLGDEIVICLDPATSELANEARKLGKEGYCFFSSDPSRVVSSDELIDMWEDWCTRYPIRSLEDGLGEEDWDGWAKLTARLGDRVQLVGDDLLVTNQKFLRQAIEKNCANSILVKVNQIGTLSETNETVTLAQRNGYAAVISHRSGETEDSTIADIAVATNAGQIKTGAPCRSDRVAKYNRLIQIAEQLGDDAIYGPEPWQPRKADMPQPA, encoded by the coding sequence ATGAGCATTGACTTTGAAATTGACCATATTCACGCGCGACAGATCTTAGATTCACGTGGCAACCCCACGATTGAGTGTGATGTGTTCTTGGCTTGTGGCGTCAGTGGGCGAGCTGGCGTGCCATCTGGGGCCAGTACAGGTGAGAATGAAGCGGTCGAGCTTCGAGATGGCGACCAGTCGCTGTACGGCGGCAAGAGTGTCTACAAAGCGGTTGCCAATGTGAATGATGAGATCACACCCACACTTCTAGGAATGGATGCTCGCGACCAAGAGGGCATTGACCGTTCCATGATTGAACTCGATGAAACAGAGAACAAAGGTAATCTTGGGGCCAATGCGATACTCGCCGTTTCTTTGGCGGTGGCAAGAGCCGCTGCGGAAGCGACTGATCAACCACTCTACCGCTACCTGGGTGGCACCGGGGCGCGAACGCTACCTGCGCCGATGATGAACATCTTAAACGGCGGTAAACACGCAGATAACACGGTGGACTTCCAGGAGTTCATGATTCAACCATTGGGCTTCGATGATTTTCATGAAGCGTTGCGAGCGGGTGTTGAGATTTACCACACACTTAAGGGCGTGTTGCATGATGATGGTTTGGCAACCACAGTTGGTGATGAAGGTGGGTTTGCGCCAAACCTAAAAGATAACGAAGATGCGCTACGCGTTATTGAGCGTGCGGTTGATCGGGCTGGATACTCTCTTGGCGATGAAATCGTGATCTGCCTCGATCCCGCAACCAGTGAGCTGGCCAATGAAGCTAGAAAATTAGGCAAGGAGGGGTATTGCTTCTTTTCCAGTGATCCCAGTCGAGTCGTTTCTAGTGATGAATTGATCGATATGTGGGAGGACTGGTGCACGCGTTACCCAATTCGCTCATTGGAAGATGGGCTTGGTGAAGAAGATTGGGATGGATGGGCAAAGCTCACCGCTCGTTTAGGCGATCGTGTACAGCTTGTTGGTGACGATCTTTTGGTAACCAATCAAAAGTTTCTACGCCAGGCAATCGAGAAAAATTGTGCCAACTCGATTCTCGTAAAGGTGAATCAGATTGGAACGCTCAGCGAGACCAACGAAACCGTCACATTGGCCCAGCGCAATGGATATGCCGCAGTCATTAGCCACCGTTCCGGTGAGACCGAAGACTCCACGATTGCCGATATTGCAGTCGCCACCAATGCAGGCCAAATCAAGACTGGGGCACCATGCCGAAGCGATCGTGTGGCCAAGTACAACCGATTGATTCAAATTGCCGAGCAGCTTGGTGATGATGCGATCTATGGCCCAGAGCCTTGGCAACCACGTAAAGCGGATATGCCGCAACCGGCATAG
- a CDS encoding NAD(P)-dependent oxidoreductase: MPVKPLVIQTEHLETEAAQWLSQHCELVASGVDDAEFATHLSRAEGLVIRTYTNVDAALLDQAPNLRVVGRAGVGVDNIDLEACAARDVVVVHTPDSNTQAVVEYVFLVMLKTLRPMTELSHAVNASEWKHLRDTHVAARQLNEMTLGVLGFGRVGRGVAQVAKSIGMRVCFNDLKTIDPSEHEGIECLSLEELLTTSDVVTIHIDGRPSNNHFVDAQCLKLLKDDVLIINTSRGMVVDTADLATFLNAHPRAHAALDVHASEPFGADNPLLNAANATLFPHLASRTETASKQMSWVVKDVVAVLGGKAPKWQATSL, encoded by the coding sequence GTGCCCGTGAAACCTTTAGTGATTCAAACCGAGCATCTCGAAACGGAAGCCGCTCAATGGCTCAGCCAGCATTGCGAGCTGGTGGCGTCTGGTGTAGATGATGCCGAGTTTGCGACCCACCTATCGCGCGCTGAAGGTTTAGTGATCAGAACGTATACCAATGTTGATGCTGCGTTATTAGATCAAGCGCCAAACCTACGTGTGGTGGGTCGGGCCGGCGTCGGCGTTGACAACATCGACTTAGAGGCGTGCGCCGCAAGAGATGTGGTCGTGGTTCACACTCCAGACTCCAACACACAGGCTGTCGTTGAGTATGTGTTTCTGGTGATGCTCAAAACGCTGCGACCGATGACAGAGCTGAGCCATGCGGTTAATGCATCAGAGTGGAAGCATCTCCGTGATACCCATGTCGCGGCCAGGCAACTCAATGAAATGACGCTGGGCGTACTCGGATTTGGTCGCGTTGGTCGCGGCGTTGCTCAGGTTGCTAAAAGTATCGGCATGCGTGTTTGTTTTAATGATCTCAAAACAATTGATCCAAGCGAGCATGAGGGAATCGAGTGTCTTTCTCTTGAAGAACTTCTCACAACGAGCGATGTGGTAACCATCCATATTGATGGACGACCGAGCAACAATCATTTTGTGGATGCTCAGTGTTTGAAGTTGTTGAAAGATGATGTACTGATCATCAACACTTCCCGAGGAATGGTGGTAGACACAGCCGATCTGGCAACATTTTTAAACGCCCACCCACGCGCTCACGCCGCACTCGATGTGCATGCGTCAGAGCCTTTTGGGGCGGACAACCCACTTCTTAATGCAGCGAATGCAACACTCTTTCCACACCTGGCATCGAGAACAGAAACAGCAAGTAAACAGATGAGTTGGGTCGTCAAGGATGTTGTGGCGGTTCTTGGTGGCAAGGCCCCCAAATGGCAGGCAACATCTCTCTAA
- a CDS encoding glutamate decarboxylase: MLHEVKKNQDSKGTNYIEPVYARKDFGSGLPKFELGEEGLNADAAYDLVHDELMLDGNARLNLATFVTTWMEPQAEKLMTESFDKNLIDKDEYPAATRIEERCINIISKLYNAPETGIGASGIGSSEAVMLAGMALKWRWKQKMEAAGKSTAKPNLILGSNVQVVWEKFCRYWEVEPRYIKMAPGRYTINGEEVMKQVDENTIGVVAILGVTYTGEYEPVGEVHDALMKHKEKTGHEVPLHIDAASGGFIAPFLQPDLEWDFRLPLVKSINVSGHKYGLVYPGIGWVVWRSKEDLPEDLVFHVNYLGGDFPTFTLNFSRPANQVIAQYYNFVRLGRKGYTDVQRNSQQVAMYLSGKIAEMDDFELLSDGSDTPVFAFRSSNDKVLSVYDVSDRLREKGWLIPAYTMPEDVQDMSVLRIVVREGLSHDLAEALLEDLAWAVEKCKMGQQVPRQSETGTDSSTAGKLKC, translated from the coding sequence ATGCTGCATGAGGTGAAAAAGAACCAGGATTCCAAAGGCACCAACTACATTGAGCCGGTCTACGCTAGGAAGGACTTCGGCTCTGGACTCCCCAAGTTTGAACTGGGCGAGGAGGGGCTTAATGCAGATGCTGCTTATGACCTTGTGCATGATGAACTAATGCTTGATGGCAACGCACGGCTCAACCTTGCGACCTTCGTGACCACCTGGATGGAGCCGCAAGCTGAGAAGCTTATGACGGAGTCGTTTGATAAGAACCTCATTGATAAAGATGAGTATCCGGCAGCGACTCGTATTGAAGAGCGTTGTATCAATATTATCTCTAAGCTTTATAACGCCCCTGAAACAGGTATTGGTGCGTCAGGCATTGGTTCTTCAGAGGCAGTCATGCTTGCAGGCATGGCTCTCAAGTGGAGGTGGAAGCAGAAGATGGAGGCGGCTGGAAAATCAACCGCTAAACCCAACCTTATTCTTGGCAGTAATGTCCAGGTTGTTTGGGAAAAATTCTGTCGTTACTGGGAAGTTGAGCCTCGTTACATCAAAATGGCGCCAGGGCGTTACACCATTAATGGTGAAGAGGTGATGAAGCAGGTGGATGAAAACACCATCGGTGTTGTCGCGATTCTCGGGGTGACCTACACAGGTGAATATGAGCCGGTTGGTGAAGTTCACGATGCGCTTATGAAGCACAAAGAGAAGACTGGGCATGAGGTGCCACTTCATATTGATGCGGCCAGTGGCGGATTTATAGCACCTTTCCTACAGCCGGATCTCGAGTGGGATTTCCGATTACCGCTCGTCAAGTCAATCAATGTTTCGGGCCATAAATATGGTTTGGTCTATCCTGGAATTGGCTGGGTCGTCTGGCGCAGCAAGGAAGATTTGCCTGAAGATTTGGTATTCCATGTCAACTATCTTGGTGGCGACTTCCCCACCTTTACACTTAACTTCTCGCGACCAGCGAATCAGGTTATTGCACAGTACTACAACTTTGTTCGTTTGGGCCGCAAGGGTTATACAGATGTCCAACGCAACAGTCAGCAGGTTGCAATGTATCTCTCCGGCAAGATTGCCGAGATGGATGACTTTGAACTCTTGAGTGATGGCAGTGATACCCCAGTGTTTGCTTTCCGATCTAGTAATGACAAAGTCTTATCTGTGTACGATGTTTCAGACCGTCTTCGCGAAAAGGGTTGGTTGATACCAGCCTATACCATGCCAGAAGACGTTCAGGATATGTCAGTGCTACGTATTGTTGTCAGAGAAGGCTTGAGCCATGACCTTGCAGAAGCGCTCCTCGAAGATCTTGCTTGGGCTGTCGAGAAATGCAAAATGGGTCAACAAGTACCGCGTCAATCAGAAACGGGCACGGATTCTTCAACTGCGGGAAAACTCAAGTGCTAA
- the ccsA gene encoding cytochrome c biogenesis protein CcsA: MIIHRWQLAIMLTLVMVACGVASAQQNSESEPLTFEQAVNLSPLDGIAVHTEGRIKSFGSHSNAMMQFVTGPRKIAGQTPGFTYLDLMFRPARYRGLDAEIIYVKNKQVRDEIVRALAGSPVKVLPDFDERMARFFKTGLIAEQLLAEPSVQETLSRLQRDVLRTESSVSAISTAVFLKNGEQLRGRLAIVPPPGGGMEDPWLTMDGISQTQMPIPNEAAFDPQLRAELIDTWLMLEKEWQSANASGVNQQVERLAALLPGVNSDVYPIQTRLRWESWYFSSNNMTWVWLLYLLSIVVLLMSIVYRWPASRWLGALLFLVAFGFHTFALILRWYISERWPNANMFEALTTSAWLGGCFAILMEIIVRRTPMRNLFFLASAVASMVALLAVRLYPLQLNANISNRMPVLHDIWLYIHTNVIIFSYCLIFLAAVSAALYLIYRVVRPGKSKRPGSDEYARVGGAGSLIAQGKDGTAYLMQSKTTIGQVLDGTTMILMELSFILLWAGLVMGAIWADHSWGRPWGWDPKEVFALETFIVLAILIHVRIKTKDKGAWTAILAIIGCAVMLFNWIIINFTIAGLHSYA; the protein is encoded by the coding sequence ATGATTATTCATCGGTGGCAATTGGCGATCATGCTGACATTAGTGATGGTTGCATGTGGCGTAGCTTCTGCACAACAGAACAGCGAATCAGAACCACTGACTTTTGAGCAGGCTGTGAATTTATCTCCACTCGATGGAATTGCAGTCCATACCGAAGGCCGAATCAAATCGTTTGGCTCCCATTCGAATGCAATGATGCAGTTCGTCACTGGACCACGGAAAATTGCGGGGCAAACACCTGGCTTTACGTATCTTGACTTGATGTTTAGGCCAGCGCGATATCGTGGTCTCGATGCCGAAATTATCTATGTAAAAAACAAACAGGTTCGTGATGAAATTGTTCGCGCATTGGCTGGTTCTCCAGTCAAAGTGTTACCAGATTTTGATGAGCGCATGGCACGGTTTTTTAAGACGGGCCTTATTGCAGAGCAACTACTTGCTGAGCCAAGTGTGCAAGAAACACTGAGCCGTCTGCAGCGTGATGTGCTGCGTACCGAATCTTCGGTGAGCGCTATTTCGACGGCAGTGTTCCTTAAAAATGGCGAGCAACTTCGAGGTCGATTAGCGATCGTGCCACCGCCAGGTGGAGGGATGGAAGATCCATGGTTAACCATGGATGGAATCTCCCAGACACAGATGCCAATACCAAATGAAGCAGCCTTTGATCCTCAGCTGCGGGCTGAACTTATTGATACCTGGCTGATGCTCGAGAAAGAATGGCAATCAGCAAATGCGTCAGGCGTAAACCAACAAGTAGAGCGATTGGCCGCATTACTTCCGGGTGTGAATTCCGATGTGTATCCCATCCAAACCCGACTGCGATGGGAGAGTTGGTATTTCTCGAGCAACAACATGACCTGGGTTTGGTTGCTTTATCTTCTCAGCATCGTTGTGCTTTTAATGTCTATCGTTTATCGCTGGCCAGCATCCCGTTGGCTAGGGGCCTTGCTCTTTTTAGTGGCCTTTGGTTTTCACACGTTCGCATTGATTTTGCGTTGGTATATCTCAGAGCGCTGGCCGAACGCCAATATGTTTGAGGCGCTGACGACATCGGCATGGCTGGGCGGTTGTTTCGCGATTCTTATGGAGATCATTGTGCGGCGCACACCGATGCGCAACTTGTTCTTCTTAGCGAGTGCTGTGGCATCTATGGTGGCACTGTTAGCAGTGAGGCTTTATCCACTACAGCTCAATGCGAATATCAGCAATCGCATGCCGGTTCTGCATGACATTTGGTTGTACATTCACACGAATGTCATCATATTTAGTTATTGCTTGATCTTTTTAGCGGCCGTGAGTGCGGCGTTGTATTTGATTTATCGTGTTGTGCGACCTGGCAAAAGCAAGCGTCCTGGTTCAGATGAATATGCTCGCGTTGGCGGCGCAGGTTCACTGATCGCCCAAGGCAAGGATGGCACGGCTTATCTGATGCAATCCAAGACAACGATCGGTCAAGTACTTGATGGCACCACCATGATTCTCATGGAGTTGTCATTCATTCTGCTTTGGGCTGGTTTGGTGATGGGCGCCATCTGGGCGGATCATTCTTGGGGTCGGCCTTGGGGCTGGGATCCCAAAGAAGTCTTCGCGCTCGAGACATTTATCGTTCTGGCCATCTTGATCCATGTGCGGATTAAGACGAAGGATAAGGGTGCCTGGACGGCCATTCTTGCGATCATTGGCTGCGCAGTGATGCTCTTCAATTGGATCATCATCAACTTCACCATCGCTGGCCTGCATAGCTACGCGTAG
- a CDS encoding 3-hydroxyacyl-CoA dehydrogenase NAD-binding domain-containing protein, which yields MAQVKSIAVIGAGTMGSGIALTAATSGINVFTVDVSDDQLARAKAYHTKTLGRSVEKKRMTQDEADLAAGRISYVSDMAAASQAEWVVEAATEQAETKKKIFQQMHETFGSDVVLATNTSSISITEIAAAVGDAADRVIGMHFFNPVPVMKLVEVIRGLATSEETTARTLALAQAMGKTPVPANDRAGFVSNRVLMPMINEAFYAWMEGVAEPEAIDDIMKLGCNWPMGPLRLADFIGLDVCHDILMVLSRELGQDKYFPCPKLRQLVTAGRLGNKTRLGVYDYRDM from the coding sequence ATGGCGCAGGTGAAGTCGATTGCAGTGATCGGTGCCGGCACAATGGGCAGTGGCATCGCTCTAACCGCAGCAACATCCGGAATAAATGTATTCACAGTCGATGTGAGTGATGACCAACTCGCAAGAGCAAAGGCGTATCACACCAAGACACTTGGGCGTAGTGTTGAAAAAAAACGCATGACGCAGGATGAAGCGGATTTAGCGGCGGGCAGAATTTCATATGTTTCTGATATGGCTGCAGCCAGCCAAGCCGAGTGGGTGGTAGAGGCTGCCACCGAGCAGGCTGAAACAAAGAAGAAAATCTTTCAGCAGATGCACGAGACGTTCGGAAGTGATGTTGTGCTCGCAACAAACACTTCGTCCATTTCCATCACAGAAATCGCCGCAGCGGTTGGAGATGCTGCAGACCGTGTTATTGGTATGCATTTCTTTAACCCCGTACCAGTGATGAAGCTGGTAGAGGTCATTCGTGGGCTGGCAACCAGTGAAGAGACCACCGCCCGTACACTGGCCTTAGCACAGGCAATGGGCAAGACACCGGTGCCAGCCAATGATCGGGCAGGATTTGTAAGTAATCGTGTACTGATGCCCATGATCAATGAGGCTTTTTATGCCTGGATGGAAGGAGTCGCCGAACCTGAGGCGATCGATGACATTATGAAGCTTGGGTGTAATTGGCCCATGGGCCCATTACGTCTGGCAGATTTTATTGGTCTTGATGTATGCCATGATATTCTCATGGTGCTCTCTAGAGAGCTCGGGCAAGACAAGTATTTCCCGTGCCCCAAACTCCGCCAACTTGTGACGGCGGGTCGACTCGGTAATAAAACACGTCTCGGTGTCTATGACTACCGTGACATGTAG
- a CDS encoding citrate/2-methylcitrate synthase, with amino-acid sequence MTVSSKDKPKDTRGLAGMVAGDTYVCAVNQTQLIYRGFEIADLAANASFEEVAFLLIHGHKPNKQQLSEFEHDLIAERAVPDEVLDVIAQIAANSSTVHPMSILLTGISLLSHIDPDSEDNSHEAEIRKSKRLLAKIPTIIGAGQAARDGRARVDPDPSLTHAGNLLWLITGEKPTDIAADVMNVSLILYAEHDFNASTFTSRIIASTNSDMHSAVCGAVGALKGNLHGGANEAAMEMLYEIMSDVESGKCSVEEWMQAAFQSKRKLMGFGHRVYQNGDHRAGILRDWGIRFCNEVNPEAIKWFNLGDEVQAIMLREKKIYPNVDYPCGKTYYAMGIPVPQYTPIFVASRVTGWCAHIMEQHADNRIIRPLANYVGPELSNWNDA; translated from the coding sequence ATGACTGTCTCTTCAAAGGATAAACCCAAAGACACACGTGGTCTGGCTGGCATGGTTGCTGGTGATACCTATGTCTGTGCGGTCAACCAGACTCAGTTGATATATCGCGGCTTTGAGATTGCAGATTTGGCAGCAAATGCAAGCTTTGAGGAAGTCGCATTTTTACTTATTCATGGCCACAAACCAAACAAGCAGCAACTAAGCGAGTTTGAGCATGATTTGATTGCAGAGCGAGCTGTTCCTGATGAGGTTTTGGATGTGATTGCTCAGATTGCAGCAAATTCTTCCACAGTACACCCCATGAGCATTCTCCTTACTGGAATCTCTTTGCTATCTCATATTGATCCGGATAGTGAAGACAATAGCCATGAGGCAGAAATACGAAAATCAAAACGTTTGCTTGCGAAGATTCCAACAATCATTGGAGCTGGGCAGGCAGCCAGAGATGGTAGAGCGCGCGTTGATCCAGATCCAAGCTTGACCCATGCGGGTAACCTGCTGTGGTTAATCACCGGAGAGAAGCCAACAGATATTGCTGCAGATGTCATGAATGTTTCACTGATTCTCTATGCAGAGCATGACTTCAACGCCTCTACATTCACGAGCCGAATTATTGCATCAACAAACTCGGACATGCACTCAGCTGTTTGTGGTGCTGTTGGAGCACTCAAAGGTAATCTACATGGCGGCGCTAACGAAGCTGCTATGGAAATGCTTTACGAAATTATGTCAGATGTCGAATCTGGAAAATGCAGTGTTGAAGAATGGATGCAAGCGGCATTCCAATCCAAGCGCAAACTGATGGGATTCGGACACCGCGTCTACCAGAATGGTGATCATCGAGCAGGGATACTTCGTGACTGGGGTATTCGATTCTGTAATGAAGTGAACCCAGAAGCAATAAAGTGGTTTAACTTGGGCGATGAAGTACAAGCAATTATGCTTCGCGAAAAGAAAATATATCCCAATGTTGATTATCCATGCGGAAAGACCTATTACGCAATGGGTATTCCTGTGCCACAGTACACCCCAATCTTCGTGGCCAGTCGAGTTACAGGGTGGTGTGCTCATATCATGGAGCAACACGCCGACAACCGAATTATTCGCCCGTTGGCGAATTACGTGGGACCAGAGCTTTCCAATTGGAATGATGCCTAA